Below is a genomic region from Strix aluco isolate bStrAlu1 chromosome 14, bStrAlu1.hap1, whole genome shotgun sequence.
GATAAGTAATAACCATGAGTTcatatcatttatttttaatgacgCTGGTCAGAATCTTCATTTagtattttgattcattttcctATGTTCGGCGGGTCCTCATGTTTCTCTTATTGCTCTCCTATAATGACTGCTGCACTGCAAACATCTTCCATACCAAATCTAGCGAGCGAgatattttataaacaaagttcaaagctttttttttaattatcaggcTCTTGGGGGGGTTGTTAGGATCAGCTATGTGTGTCTGGATTCTGCAGGAACCAGGAGGATCAGGGATCAGGGCGCATTTGTATTTGCTCGTTTCCGCCCACTATTTAAAGTGCATCAACAATTCCTTCCCGGCAGCAAAATAAGACGAGAGCTGATACTTTTAAGGTATTTCTGACATCGGCGCTATTAATAGATCGCATGGAAATTTGCCCTCGCTCGTTGGTTCCCTGCAACTGTAGAAGAACCCGTGAAAAACCCCGGTATGGAGAGAGGCATGAGGCAGCGCTTAGTGATGCCGCTGCCCTTAGCGGCACTGGCCGGTGGTGGTTCACCCAAAACCACTTCTCAGCTCAGGCGAGGGGGATGCAGCCCCTTCCCGGACAAGCAGGTCCCCCCCCCGGCATCCCTGGTCCATCCCCCCAAAGCAGCCCTCTACGCTGGCAAGGGGCctgcttttgcaaaatatttcatgtttttcacCTCCTCAACCATTTCAAAGCCATTTGGTCAGTAGCTCCTGCTAAAGGAGCGGCTGGAGGTGTCACCGGTGCCACCACAGAGGTGGGGAAAGTGGGGCAAGGAGCCACCGTGGCTCCTGCCTGGGCAGGACAGGCTGCGAGAGAGCCCACACCGGCAGCTCCCACTGCACTGCTTCCCTCTCCCCATCGCTCCCAAAGCATGAAAATTTCCCAACGCGGGCCAAGAAAACCCACTTGCCTACTCACACGGTGCTAACAATGAAAACACTAATTATATTTCACTCACCTATCAAAGGGATGATTCATTTAGGTGAGTGGGCACGGAGGATTACACAAGATGAACACGGCGATGCGACCGCCCATCCCTTTTGGGGTAGCCCTCCTGAGAAACAAAGCTGCGTGGAGCACGTGGGCACCCAGGATGGGGTGaaggggtggcagcaggagggacCCGGTGCGGTCCCGATGCACCACAGACACCTCCAGCCTGGAAAACCACTGCGAGTTGTTCCCCGAGGgctggctgggcactgggagaCCCTAGAGAGGGGCTGGTCCCTCCCTGAGCCCCTGTCCTGTCTCAGATCCCAAATgctcagctggggagaggtggagggagaagaaaaacagctttggTGGGGATGGAAAGGGCAAAAGCAGATTTGGGGCTTCCTTTATCCACCCCATCTTATCCACTCCCATAATGGTTTCGGcagcaaaacccaaacccaacgcACAGCCCTCGGATCCCCATGGCAAGCCTGCAGTTACACCCCAAACTGTCCCCAGGGTAAAACCACTATTTCCAAAGTGTCCGTGgagttacagaaaggcaggaaCCAGCTGAGATGTCTCCTGATCTCAGGAGATGGTCTCCAATGGGAGGAGGTCTCCAACCCTCTGCTCCAGAAAGgttccaccagccccagccagggcGACCTCAGCGGCTCCGGCTCACATCGGTGCTGATCCAGGTGGATGCAGCCCCTTCCTCCTGGAGCAAGGGAGCATGCCTGCTCCTGCTCTGGAGCTGGGCTGAATCAGGCCCAGCAAATGCGCGGCACAACTCCAGCATCTGGCTGAAGCAACTCTCAGAAGCCTGGTTTATGTAATatctgggtgctcctggatgggggcaggaggtggcagggaTTTTTGGCAGGAAGATAAGGATGTCTCGGCAGTATCGTTGTTCGGGGGGGGTCTGAATGAGTGCGTGTGTGCAGGGGAAAGACAGGACCGTGGGTCAGGCGCGCAGCAGCGCCAGGGAGAATTGGCCAAGTGTGGGATTCCAGGGGAACAGCGTGGCTCTGTTTATTTGGGCTCTGTGTCATAGGTCTGGGTCGATGAGCACGTACCCGCATGGCTCGGGGCACACAGCTCGCACTCATCCGGCGCGTGCAGGGGTCAGGGAGCGctggcgcggggccgggggctgacCACGTGCGTGTGGGTATGCAAGCGGAGGGGCGAAGCGCCGTCTCGGCGTGGGGAGGAGAGGCGTGTGTGCATGGCGATGAGTGTGTCAGCGTGGGAGGTGTGAGATCGGCAAGCTGCATGTGGGGGAAGCGTGCGTGCGTGTGGCAGGCGTGAGCACCCGGCGTGGGgagccgggggggctggggggacggTACCCGGGGTGGTGAGCGCCGGGGGGGTGGGTAGCAACTCGGCTCAGGCCACCGCATGCCGTACCCCACGTCCAAGCCCAAGGCATCACCACGTGCGCATCGGTCACACAAAATACCGCTCCCCAAGATAGCGCTGGCAACGGCTGCTGGCGTGTTGAGATTTGCCCTTACCCACTGCCGTGCAAGGAAATGGTAAAATTGGGAGTGAAAACCCATGAATTCTGGGCATCTCGCTTCCTGAGCCTCGCTGCGCATTTAGGGACCCATCCCCTAGCTCTGGTGgatgtgctaaaaaaaaaaaaaaatatgcaagggATGAATATTTATCTGTGGGTGGCAAGTGACAGATGCTGGGGCGAGGATTCTAGGATACTTCAGTTTGATGAAGGTAATAACTTGAATAGATTAATGAGAAACATCCTTCCCCACAGTTGCCTCCCCTGTGCCATAGCTGCGCAGCCACCCTTCCAGCAGCGCTCCTGCACGCACCAGCTTCTCGCATCCAAACACACAAAGTTCGTTAAGGTTCCAGTGTCCAAAAGGCTGGAGATGCCCAACTTTGGTGTTTTCTACCCAGAATGGTGCCAGGCAACTGGGAAAAGGGCCGTGGCCTCTGGGTGCTTGCAACCGAGGGGGTGAAAGTGTAATTTCAGCTGGGTTCGGTCATCCCATGGCGACTGCCCAACTGAAATGGGGGGAAGTTGGTGTGGAGGAGCCCGTCGGGGCCTGTCCCCGCTGCCGGCAGCAGGATGGGCTTGGCCACAGGTACCATcgctctgcctttccccagcaccGCCGTCCCCTCCTCCCAGGATGGTTTGCAGAGTTCCTTATGCTACAGACCCTGCCCTTTTCTCCCGCTgatcctcttccctcctcctcaaACGATAAACATGCAATGGAGCTTTTCGGTGCCCAAACTGGCCTGacaagatggaagaaaaaagctCTTTGCTTCTGGTAGGTTCTCAGAAACAGTGAAACTGCTGGTAAGCCACCCCAATTTGGAGATGCTCCCCGGGTTTCCCAAAAAACTGCTGCGCTGCAGTTGgcagccggggtggggggcacaTGTGTGCCCGGGGACGGGGCCGGCCCTGCAACACCCAGCCCTCGGAGACCTGTAGTTTATGGAGACTTCTGTCTGCCTTCCCGCAAAccccctgggcaggggctgggtgccaggaggggagcagggaggcgGCACTCGCGTTGGGAACACgcagagacaccccccccacccaccccctcctGACCGCTTTGAACGTGGGAGACGGCGATTATTCTCTGACCAAGCTTTATTCTCAAGTGAAGGACTGCTGGGATTTATCGACGGCTTGCAAACACACACTCGGCAGATTCCAGCTCAGACCCCAGCACTATTCCAGGCGGCTGAAACAAAAGGTTGCAGCTATATTTTCCTTTAGGAGAAAGCCACCAGCAcaaaattatcattaaaaatCAAAGAGATCGTTCCACCTCTCCCTTTGAGAGCATAAAAGAGCAGCTGCAGATAATGTTTAATCTTGCCTCCCTGTATAATCACAAAGCAGCAAACTGGGTTTTCTAGAGAAAGGTCTTGCAGCACCTTTCAGGAAGGCTGCGATGGAGCTCATCAGTGCTGCAATTTCCTTAACGataatgtcttaaaaaaaaaaaaaaaaaagaaataagccTGCTTTAGAGGGACATGTTTGCCAACAAAACACCGGGGCAGCGCTGCCGAATGCCCCTGGCTGCCAGCAGGTAGGCCTGCCTCGTATTATGGTGGCAATTTAGATGGAAGTAGCCACAAAACACGAGCGAGGATGATACAGCCACTTACAGCACAGCACCAGCTGTTTCTCCTAGTTCGGCCTTAAAGCTTGTTAGtccagcaaatttttttttttttggatcgcTCCAattgggttttcttgtttttttatttaatcctaGTTTCCCCTCCACGTCTCGTTAAGCCATGTTGACAGCAGAGAATAGCTTTGGTGATCCCTCTGAGCCCCTACACTAAGCATTAAGCTGTAAACTAGGAATGTAAGACTCTTGTCTGAATTAAAGTCTTTTGCTTGGTATTATTAAGCGTGGGGCTGCGTttggaggggctgcagggtgtGCGAAGACCCCAGCTCCTGGCTGGAAGCATTTACAGCACCAAAGTTGCACCCATCTGCCCTGGACCCCCCACCCCGGACCTCCCCCTCTGCCCCGGGTTGCTTCAATGCAAATCCTACAGGTTCCAGTGGTGCAGTCAGAACCGCGAATCCCATGTGCAACTTGGGTCGTCTCCCAAAGGCTCGGCCCACCCCATCCTCCAACCCCCCCCAGGGCGAGAGCTGGGTGTCCCCCACCCGCACAGccatctcccctccccaaaaagcCTGATCGAGGCGAtatgggggggtgtgggggggaggaCCCGGCACCCAGAGACCCGTGGAACATATGGGGCTACCTGTGGCCAAGAGCTGGGCCGGTGCCACGCTGGGCTCGTTCCCTCTCTCCTGCGGGGTACGAGCATCCCTCGCTCCAAGCGAGCAGGTTGCAAACTCACAGACTCCAGCCCAAAGCCAGGGTCCCCGTTTGGAGGTTTGTacccccacaccaccccccccaccccggccggGAAGGTATCAATGCAGCACCTACCTCCATCCGAGTAGGTCTCTGTCCCGTAGCCATCCTGTAATCCATTGCTCCAGGTGCCTTCGTACTTGGCCCCATTTCCAGTGCATTCTCGGACCCCGTACCGTCCCTTAAATCCATGGGTCCACTCTCCTTTGTACACCCACTTCCCCTTGCTCTCCATGCCAATGCCATGGCGCTTGCCCTGCGCCCAGGTGCCCTGGTAAGTGTTGCCGCTGGGCCAAGTGTAGACCCCCAGCACCTCAAAGCCGTGACTCCAGGAGCCCGAATATTCACCTTGACCCTTCGGGCCGGTACAGATTCCGTGGCCATGAGCCTTTCCGTCCTCCCAGCCTCCACAGTACGACCCTCCATCGTCAAAATTAAACCTTCCCCCACTGGACATGCATGTAATTCGGTTTGCAAATCCctcaaaaggtgaaaaaaaaaaaaaaaaaaaaaaaagaaatgcaggaaataAAATGCGAACgatgacttggggaaaaaataaaaaattaaaaaaaaaaaatcaaatcaaatcaaactcAATCGAAATCATGCACCAGATCCACGGAGCTGCTTAAGCCAGTTTCTTGTGATTATTCATTCTCTGGGAGTATATTCGGGATCAGTTCTCTCTtcccctgctgtggaaacagtatcattaaaaaaaaaaaaaaaatagcagcaagaacagcagcagctatTGGGTTTTGGTGCAAACGACTCCACCTAAAAACCATCCAAGGCAGGGaaacgggggtgggggggtggggggggaaggagaaaaaaaaaaaaaaaagaggccaaatgccaagagaaggaaaaaggaaaactaacCCCCCAAGGTGCGCTGGGCAGCCCAGGGCACCCCGAAAGGCTCAGAGCCGGCGctgcgccccgccccgcgggctGCCCGGCCGGCCGGGCTGGCTCCGGCGCGGCGgcatggcggggccggggctctcAGCAATGCGGTGCCTCTGCCCTCCCGCAACGCGCACACGCACCCCGCGCCCTAAAAACCCGCCATCGCCTCCCGGcagctctccctcctcctcctcctcctcctcttcttcttcttcttcttcttcctccgccctcccccccccacccccccccccacccccagcaaacCTCACTCCCGGGGGGACCCGCTCGCCTCGCCCGGCGGATCCCGCATCTTGGCCGGAGGATGCTCGGAGGGAGGTTGGATGCCCGGGTGAGGggcttgggggggtgggggtcggGGGCAAAAGGCCTCTGCTCGCCCCTTTCTCTCCCCACggcctcccccctctctccccacgacctccccccctccttcccggcTCCCCACGGGGATAAATCCTGCTTATTAATGAGCAGGGATCCTGGGCTTTCTGCTCTGCCTCATCTCCCGGCTCCTGGCTCAGGGTGGATTTAAAGAGACAGGAACTGCGTCGCCTTcgccttcccaccccccccccccccgccccccagcagggccgcagccccccgcagccccctgccACCTCGCCGGGATGCTCCCCGAATTTTATTTATCCCTTCATCTCTCCCCTGCCTCGCTCTCTCCCCTGCCTCGCTCTCTCTGCTCTCCCACTGGGGTGCGACGAGGGGGCAGCCGTCCCCCGCCACACCCGGGGGTCCCCATTTGCAGGTGGGTGGGAAGCGGGGGTGTATGTGGGGGGAGACACGATGGGAAAGGGCCAAACGCCTCGTTCAGCACCGCCAATGCCAAGTCTCCAGGCAGACTTTGCTCCGTGCCGGGTCCAGCACACTGCAACACAAATTATTTATTCATGAAAAGGCCGTGCTGTCGCTGGGGGTTTATGGCAGCGGTCCGGGCTGGATTCCCCCCCCCAGGCTGGGCTGCTGTGCACCCCAGTCCCTCCCTTCAACACAGAACATCTCACCGGGGTCCTTCCCATCCCTCGGGAAGAGGCAAAACAGCAGCAGGCCCTCACCAGTCCTGCCTGCAgatatttgttattatttttttttttcctgcgaGTGGCGAAATCCTCCCCAGGCAGAGCCTCTGGAGCACGCGGGGTCCCGGTCCTGCGACGCACCCCCTTGATCCAAGCGTGCCAAGTATTTGCAGCATGCGggctgtgtgcatgtgtatatatctATCTATTTGTATTAACACACGAGTGTATTAATACACAAGTATTAAAGGGGGAGctctgtttaagaaaaattaaaaagatgctCACAACTGCCTGCAAAGCAATGTATGAAAACACAGCTTTGCTGGAAAATCTCCGGTAGGACCGCTGTGCGCACTGGCTCGGGTTGCATCCCGCCATCGCCGCCGGCGTTACTGGAGTGCTAGTTTGGAGCCAAGACTATCGACTGGACCCGTCTGGACCAGGactccaaggaaaaaaatgagttgtATAAACCCTGGGGATGGAAACCCGCAGGATTTAGGCACGTGCATCCCCGCTAGTTGCGCTCAGTACCTGCCTCGGTTGCCCACCTAGTAGGAAGTTTCAGACTGCGTCTTCCCACtcaagtttttttttctgtatcaatGCATTTTCTTGTCCATCCACTGAAACACATCGCCACCCTTGTCTGGGAGAAAAGCTTCCTCTCTCTCAGAGCTGGAGGCAAGAGATGCAACCAGAGTGGGTGGAAATTTTCCcactgaagcatttttttcagttgaaaatgtcttttcaaaCCACACTGGTCCTTCACGAATGCAAGAACTGTACGCATTATACACtggggggttttgttgggttttttccctaaaAATCCCACGCTTCAGGTACTGCATTTTTTGGCAACTGCAAACTCCcatttttttcatggagagagaCTTTGGGTGGAAAGCCCCAAACTTTCCAAGAAAAACACTTCAATTGAAGTTGCTgaaaagcatataaaaattttggcagagaaaaaaagaaattccagcCCCCTTCTGTCGTTTTCTCCATAGTTTTACACAGTTGTAGTAGTTTTACATGTTAATTGGCACGTTAATTAATGGCCAGATATTCCTTCTGTGGAGTTCAACGGGGTATAGAGACCAGAGGCTGATGCCTGTGCACGCACCAAGGTGCGACACACCTCTGAGCAACGCGGGATGCTGCTCCTCATAAAATAGGGGTTTAAAATAACAGCATGTTTAATGGTACCTGGTGAAAAACTAATAACAGTCTGCTGAAGACGCAGAGAGCAGAATGAGATTTACTAGTGACAAGCACTAGTGCAGGGCTATCAGGACGGTGCGTGGTTTTAAAATGAGTATTATTTTGGGAACAGCACTCCTGTGTCTGACGAGCGGGCAGTTTCTCCACTAAAAATGCAGCCACGTGTTACATCTTCTGTTCATGACCAGATTTGGGTTTTGTGGTGTGACCGTAGCCTGTCTTGCTGCCCTGGGGCTGGAGTGGAGGGTTTGGTCAGAAAGGGCCATTGTGGTTATTAAAGGGTTTAAGATGGGCTTCAGGAGGATCTGAAAATTCCCAAACCCCATGTTAGCAGCCAAATCTGTGGGAATACCAGATGAAGGAGCTGGATGGACAATCATGGATGCCCGGGCGATTGTGGCGTGGTGGTTAACCGTGACACAGCCACGCTGCTGTCCCTGAGCTATCCCCaaataaatctgcttttctcAGACTTTAGCCAAAGGTCAggattactttaaaataaaaactcacACCCCAATCATCTGCAGGCCTTACTGCCTTGGGGACTCCTTCCCAGACCAGTTCATATTTCCTCGGTGCTGCTGATGCGCGGGAGACCGAGGGAGAGGAAATTCCAGATTAGATTTCACACCAGCCCCGAACACCGGCGGGTTTCTCCCTCTGGAAGATGCTTTTGCCACCGACGAGTGCCAGGTTGATCTCCACAgacgctgccagggctggagccAGGCTGCCCTTAAACTGCAGCGGGATTTCTCCAGTACATTTGGCTAACTCTGGGGATGTTTCCCTGCAGGGTACAGACGGCGTTAGGTAGGGCTGTCAAGTCTTTTTTAATAGCCTGGTGGATGTGTGGATGAGGGGAGTGAGATGACGTTTGGGATAAAAGAATAATGatgaaaaaatacaattaaaagcCAATCAGTTTATGATAAGTAACTGAGCATAAATGGGGGAAGACAAAATAGCACTGGGCAGCGGGAGCGATGCAAAATATAGAGAATAAAATTAGCACCTGCCTATTCCTGGTGTGCCTTGCAGACAAGAACACAGGTGGAAAGGCACAGATCTCCAGTGGATCCCATCCTGCCCTTGTGTGCAGAAACGCACCCTGCCCTGCAAAGAGCCGGGCACAGCCCAGTGGAGCAGCTCAGTGAGGGGTGGGGATGCAGGCAACGGGTTTTGATGTACAACGTGGTTCAGAAAGACAAGTGCAGGGCATTGGGGAGACCCAGCCTTCGCAGAAAACCTGCTGGGAAGTTTGGCTgtgcttaagaaagaaaaaaacctgccacagagcaaagggagagagaggattAGCTGGAGGAATCCCTGCTGCTACTGTATCCTCAGCATGAGAACGGTGGGATGTATCTCTAACAGTCCAGCTGTCCAGAAAAACATCTCCAGCATCCCAGGAAGGCAGGCAGCTTTTCCTGGGAATGTGATCCTGCGAAGCACAacagaggatggggagaggaggaggaggaacgaTGTCCTAGTCACCCCGAGCCCAGCCGCAAGGTGCGATTCGAAGGCTTCTCAACTCAGTGAGCCACCATCCACGGGGGAGGATGTTCTTTTGGCACTAGCAGCAGGGCTTTGCAGGACCTCACAAAttgcaggcagctcctggggaggCCCACATGATGCTGAAGGGGAAGCACATCAAAGtgaccttaaaaaaaatcacccctgtttcacagggaaagaaaggaaaaaggcagcTAAATGTGGAATTAAATACCAGGTTGTTTAAGCGGTGTAGGGAGGTTTGTGCATTCCCAGGGTGAGGCCATCCGTGGTGGAGCTGGAGGGTTCAGCTGACCTGATCTCAAAGGGAAAACTCCTGGGGGGGTACTCTGGGCAGCCAAGCCAGGGGCACGTTAGCCTGGTAACGTAACGGGGGAGGAACGACGTCACTGGTCCACActcactccaaaaaaaaaaaagtacagttgGGACAATCACAGGATGAAAAGAGAATTAACCGCAGTGGCAAAACCCATGGCACAAGGCGGAATTGCTGAATACGCACACAACCCCGCTCCTAATGCCGCAGGGTGGCGGGGAGATTTCTCTGGCCAGAGTATTTCAGAAGGTTATAACCACCTTCTCTATTTGATTTTCACTCATACTTGGAGGTCTTGATCTGCCGGTCCCAATCCACATCCCGCTGGGACTGGTTTGGGAGCAGGTATCTCCTCCTGAGCACCGGCGGTCCCAGGCTGGTTCCGAGTCATTAGCAACATGGAAATAAACGATCCAGAGTGTTTCTGGATCAATATCCCAAGAAATAAAGCATGAGGCAAGAAGGGTCTGCAGCAAACCACCACACTGCAGCAGGGACTCGACACAATTTGCTTCTTTAAGCAGCCACATCCATAATATCTAATAAAACTCTTGTGCTCACTGGGGACTTTAGATCGAGTGATGGATGCTGGAGGTCTTGAGCTGCCAGTATTAAAATATCCTTagaatttcaggggaaaaaaaagataatttcttaaTGCAAAAAATATTGCCTCTGACATGAGGGAATTCCACATTCAACCTCGCCCTGGCAGGTGAAGATGAATTTCTCACTGTACTAGGCACAAGTGATCATGGCTTGATTACATTTGTTATGTGCAAACGAAGTAAAGCTCAAagcagtaatatatatatatacttgccACTTTAAAAGGTCCTGTttcacaaagcagaaaataattacaaGTCAGATCAATTTGGAGAAagactttaaatgaaaaatgtgttgcAAAGGGAGAAACCTTTAAGAATATTTTACCCAAAAAGCAGCAATGCAGACAGAAATCtttgttaaaaaaccaaaatggcTTGGAAAGGAAGTGAAAGAGCCGCCAAGActaacatataaaaatataaacacacaaaaagaagaaaagggaaaccaGTAGTAATTAATAGACCTCAGAAGCTGGGGAAATTAAAGACAGAAGGATATTTTCcaagatttttcaagaaaataaactttgcaTTAGCAGTGGGCCAATACTACACAGAAATGGGAGATTTATCAATAACATAGAGAGGGCAGAAACACTCAGTGCAGGTTTCCTCTTGATACCTGGTGGAAAAAAGACAACTTGCTAATAAAATACTTTCCAAGAGTACATAGGAGGTATGCTGAACAGCAAGCTGGTGGAGCTCGATATTTTTAAACCAGCAGATCTGAATAACTTGCAAGAGTTGTAAAGGAGGTGGCCAAGGAGCTGTCTGGATAGTTAATGGTGATTTTCAATAGGTCTTGGAACAGTTGTTGAAAGTACTAGAGGACTGGGAAAAAGCCAGCGCCGTGCCCACGCTCGAAGGGGTGAACTGGACGCCGCTGATTTTAAGCCTTTAAGCCTGGGAGCGATCTTGGACAATTAATGGAGCCACTAATGCTGAACTTGATAGATGGAGAATTAAAAGAGGGTGATGTAAGGAATGGGAAACAGGAGTTTGAGGGAAATAGGCAGCGGTGAGCTCACCGTCTTGCACCCATGAGGTGACAAGGGTGTTAGGTAGAGATAGTCATACCGATGTGATGTCCTTAGCTTTCCACACAGCCCTTGGCTTGGTCCCATGCGACGGATTGATCGGGAAACAATACAAAATCAACAGGGCTTGCATTAAATAGATTAAAACTGCATAAGTGAGAGGGCTCAAAGTACAGTCGTAAACGGCGAGTGAGCGGCAAGCAAGCATGTGTCCAGAGGCAGGTGAGCTCTGGGCTGCAGCGTGCCGGGGTAAGGTCAGGCCTGAGGTGGTCTGAATACCACCATATGCAGCGGAGCTAAATGCTGGGGATCAGAGCAACCCggcaagaagaaagaggaagggttTATTCTCTATATCCAACTCAGAGCCCTGCACAGCGGGACTCTCCAGCAAACACATGTCTGGCAGCAGGAGTAGGAGTCAGTGGCTCAAGACCCCCAGGCTGCTGTGGGGTCCTGCAGCAGCCGGAGGGATGGAAGCCCTTGGGGATGGGATCAGACTTGAATCAGGTGTTTTTACATAAATGGGGCACCTCCCACCTGGCTTGTAACTTTTTTGAGGATGGCTCGTCTTGTGTGTTGGGCTTGGACGGGTGGTACAGCCACCACCTTGCCACCACCACCAAGCACAACAGCCAGAGGATTCCCGAGCTCTAACGACATTAGATTGAAACATGCAGCTTTGGAAACAGGAGTGATTTTCATTTTTGCTTCCCGCTCACTTCCTCCCCCAGTTAATTGAATTCCAGGAGCATACAGTCACCTGATGTTGTCCCCAAGTTTTCTCTTATCTAGTTGGTCTCTAGCTAAATTACCCCAAAAACCAATTAAAGAACAGAATGATATTGTAGCAAGCAGGACTACTGCTAATCTTCCGGTAGATTTTAGCTTATGAAAGTGATTGAAATGGTTGGAAATTACATTACTTGAAGGAGGTCAGCCTTTGAGTTGTAagtagcatttttcttttttaatatgtggCTGTTTCAATGCTAATAACCTCTCACAGGTCAACGAAAGCCAAGACCTGGGTTAACCAGAAAGAGAAACTCCTGCGTGTCCTTGGCTTTAATACCGGTTTGCGAAGAGCTTAGGAGAAGACGATGAAATGCTTTGCATTCTGCAATAACCCTCATTGTCTCAGAGGGGAAATGGGTTTGCAGAGAGAGGAAGGACGGGGATGGCTAATGGGCATGTTACAGGCATGTGTACAATAAATTACCTTGATTGTCTTCTTTGTGCTGGGCATGGGCTAAGTGCATTTACTGGTCACTGAATGTATCGCATTAACCTGCTGCATACAGTATGTGTCTGTTTATCCTGCCAATTACTGCAAATCTAATCAGCTTTAGCTGGGTAAAAATAGAGCCAGTTTCCGTGTGGAAATCAAGAGGCacaaaaacagcagcaaagaagcTGATCCTGATCAACTGAGCACATGGGAGGGAAGATTTGCAACGCTGGGAGCATGAAAAGTGTTATGATGCTTTCTTCCTGGTGGCCAGATGGATCTTTTCCCCCAGGCCTATATTCTCCCCAGCACCCATCAGGCAGCCTGAAGGAAGGAGCTGGGGAGTGTGGGAaccgcaggcaggcaggcagagacctCCTCCAAGCACTGATGTGTCGCTGTGCGCTTTCAGGAGCGAAGGACTAGGGCTGCAATCAGCTGGAAGGGAC
It encodes:
- the JPH3 gene encoding junctophilin-3 isoform X2, with protein sequence MSSGGRFNFDDGGSYCGGWEDGKAHGHGICTGPKGQGEYSGSWSHGFEVLGVYTWPSGNTYQGTWAQGKRHGIGMESKGKWVYKGEWTHGFKGRYGVRECTGNGAKYEGTWSNGLQDGYGTETYSDGAAWNSAGV